A region from the Bacteroidota bacterium genome encodes:
- a CDS encoding T9SS type A sorting domain-containing protein, protein MCSQKSRIFLHVARELSGSVARSLSSKRPYVNCIFSKQNKSENDARTNFYGIFGSTPRAVVQGKVIPPINPLVPMAAYDSTLNQSAPFELNLSMTSVNGSDSILTKAVIIQTDAHGYTTLNLFAVITEDTIFYNAPNGENVHYDVFHRQLFPGNGLSFTVPQNIGDSVVITSTFLPDPLWNRNRINVIGMIQTMPSKYIVQSAIQHSITEPVISTSIGEVGTKELFRFFPNPANREIYFQNSEEKNIEIYNTAGQLVKGYTEVQRTLNVEALPEGVYFLRIFSDKSTVESRKLSVIH, encoded by the coding sequence TTGTGCAGCCAAAAATCCCGCATTTTTCTCCACGTTGCACGGGAGCTATCCGGAAGTGTTGCACGTAGCTTATCATCCAAGCGCCCCTATGTCAATTGTATTTTCAGCAAACAGAATAAAAGTGAAAACGATGCCAGGACGAACTTCTATGGAATTTTTGGATCCACTCCTCGCGCCGTTGTGCAGGGAAAAGTAATCCCACCGATCAATCCGCTGGTTCCGATGGCGGCCTATGACAGCACCCTCAACCAAAGTGCGCCTTTTGAATTGAATTTGAGCATGACATCTGTCAACGGCTCAGACAGCATTCTGACCAAAGCAGTCATTATTCAAACCGATGCACACGGTTATACCACACTGAATTTATTCGCGGTCATTACCGAAGACACTATTTTCTACAATGCCCCGAATGGAGAGAATGTACATTATGATGTATTCCACCGGCAATTATTCCCCGGCAACGGCCTGTCCTTTACTGTCCCGCAAAACATAGGTGACAGCGTGGTCATTACCAGCACCTTTCTTCCCGACCCCCTTTGGAATCGGAACCGGATTAACGTGATTGGAATGATTCAAACCATGCCGTCAAAGTATATCGTGCAGTCAGCTATTCAACACAGCATCACGGAACCGGTCATCTCAACCAGTATCGGGGAGGTGGGTACAAAAGAGTTGTTCCGATTCTTCCCGAACCCGGCAAACCGAGAAATCTATTTTCAAAACAGCGAAGAGAAAAATATCGAAATCTATAATACTGCCGGGCAGTTGGTAAAGGGCTATACCGAAGTACAACGTACATTAAATGTGGAGGCCCTGCCAGAAGGAGTCTATTTCTTGCGCATATTTTCGGATAAATCCACTGTGGAAAGCAGAAAGTTATCCGTCATTCATTAA
- a CDS encoding sigma-70 family RNA polymerase sigma factor, which yields MENPQDPNLTIHSWVKLYADGLYGWAYYRVSNKEVAQDLVQDTFLSALKSQKNFRGDSSEKTWLHTILKNKIIDYYRSKAKHQTRELNQQVVDRDYYFDEHGQWKADAMPKDWGIDYSQPLESEEFMMVLEKCKEKLTAAQNTAFTMKYIEDMPTEEVCKELEIAPSNYWVIVHRAKLQLRKCLEINWIKK from the coding sequence ATGGAAAATCCCCAAGACCCGAACCTCACTATCCATTCTTGGGTGAAGCTATACGCCGACGGCCTTTATGGCTGGGCCTATTACCGGGTTTCAAATAAAGAAGTGGCGCAGGATTTGGTGCAGGATACTTTTCTTTCAGCGCTCAAAAGCCAGAAAAATTTTCGGGGCGACAGTTCTGAGAAAACTTGGCTGCATACTATCTTGAAGAACAAAATCATTGATTATTACCGTAGCAAAGCCAAACATCAAACCCGGGAATTGAATCAACAGGTCGTGGATCGCGATTATTATTTTGACGAGCATGGCCAATGGAAAGCGGATGCAATGCCTAAAGACTGGGGCATAGATTACTCGCAACCTTTGGAATCGGAAGAGTTTATGATGGTGTTGGAAAAATGTAAGGAAAAATTAACGGCAGCGCAAAATACTGCGTTTACCATGAAGTATATAGAGGATATGCCCACCGAGGAAGTGTGTAAGGAACTGGAAATTGCTCCGTCCAACTATTGGGTAATTGTTCACCGAGCAAAATTGCAGTTGCGAAAGTGTCTGGAAATAAATTGGATAAAGAAGTAG
- a CDS encoding T9SS type A sorting domain-containing protein codes for MKTKLTLSIVLFALFFFQTNAQWSLVSSGVSQNLISVAFSGNKGLIGGNSGKILHSSDAGITWDDSSYYNYDPIYGVAYSSSSVAVAGTAYKFYTSTNSGNTFAGPYSLSGFNTFRDITFANGTNGYAIDDFCKLATSTDGGQNWTTGGNPCGNLSEMRDIDFPTATVGYMCGHNGNVFKTIDGGTLWTHVTVSSVTSVNYKAIQFLDANTGFIAGKTTSGQDTMVFKKTTDGGTSWTNMKQGLIDAGCPYNADIPSFSFLNQNDGYLANENKIYKTTDGGTTWTLDFTSTFGGGSSTFTKILASSNVVMAVGGQGLAARLGLGSVGINEVNAPQQIKVYPNPSTQTITLGTFLVKNENAFVSIKDISGKIVKAEKLTTNEIDIARLGKGIYFGTLTGNKDSKYTFRFVKE; via the coding sequence ATGAAAACAAAACTTACCCTCTCGATAGTGCTCTTTGCGCTATTCTTTTTTCAAACCAATGCCCAATGGTCTTTGGTATCTTCTGGTGTTAGTCAAAACCTTATCAGCGTTGCCTTTTCTGGTAACAAAGGTCTGATAGGGGGCAATAGTGGCAAAATTCTTCACTCCAGCGATGCCGGAATTACTTGGGATGATTCGAGTTATTATAATTACGACCCGATTTATGGCGTCGCTTATTCCTCTTCCTCGGTGGCGGTGGCGGGTACTGCATATAAATTCTATACCAGCACCAATAGCGGCAACACTTTCGCTGGGCCCTATTCACTCTCAGGATTCAACACCTTCCGCGACATTACATTTGCAAATGGCACCAATGGATATGCCATTGATGATTTTTGCAAATTAGCCACTAGCACCGATGGCGGTCAAAACTGGACTACCGGTGGAAACCCTTGCGGCAACCTAAGCGAAATGAGGGACATTGATTTCCCCACTGCTACCGTGGGATACATGTGCGGCCACAATGGAAATGTTTTCAAAACGATAGACGGGGGAACCCTCTGGACACACGTCACAGTTTCGAGCGTAACCTCTGTGAATTATAAAGCCATACAGTTTTTAGATGCCAACACAGGCTTTATCGCGGGTAAAACCACAAGCGGGCAGGACACTATGGTTTTTAAAAAGACTACCGATGGTGGCACTTCATGGACCAACATGAAACAAGGATTGATTGATGCGGGCTGTCCATATAATGCAGACATTCCGTCGTTCTCTTTTTTAAACCAGAATGACGGCTATTTGGCGAACGAAAATAAAATTTACAAGACCACAGACGGCGGCACTACTTGGACGCTCGATTTCACCTCCACTTTTGGTGGTGGCTCTTCAACTTTCACCAAAATTCTGGCTTCATCCAATGTGGTGATGGCAGTGGGCGGTCAGGGTTTAGCGGCAAGATTAGGATTGGGCAGCGTAGGAATCAATGAAGTAAACGCCCCACAACAAATCAAGGTCTATCCGAATCCTTCTACCCAAACCATTACCCTCGGTACCTTCCTCGTGAAGAACGAAAATGCCTTTGTATCTATTAAAGATATAAGCGGAAAAATCGTGAAGGCCGAAAAACTCACGACCAACGAAATAGATATTGCACGGCTCGGCAAAGGAATTTATTTCGGAACTTTGACAGGTAACAAAGACAGCAAATACACTTTCCGTTTTGTGAAGGAGTAG
- a CDS encoding MBOAT family protein, with protein MVFSSITFLLYFLPVFLAMYFIADVKFKNFLVLLGSIVFYSWGAPLFIFVILGVTFLDFHLVKWMHQSKRKRNRRLLLTISVCMNLGLLFYFKYSFFLIDNLNVLLHIAGTESVLWEKIALPIGISFFTFESLTYVVDVYRGVHTPLKKFWNYQLYIIMFPKLIAGPIVRYHDIADQITDRFSSDGIDNKLAGLYRFILGLSKKVIIANSVAGFADTIFQSNPSQLSTTSAWLGILCYTFQIYFDFSGYSDMAIGLMKMMGFNILENFNHPYTSNSITDFWRRWHISLGNWMRNYLYIPLGGNRVNSKWRLYFNLWLVFLASGLWHGASWNFVIWGAYHGCWLVMERGFLLKMYERIWNPIRALITFFIVLVGWVFFRAETFSGARAFLHSMFIPNQLAPVEISPDLTFYLALAAIFSFIGLSSLGKKLSALFYRDVYTNKQAGIWGFLMLLLLILNISFLASKGFNPFIYFRF; from the coding sequence ATGGTTTTCAGCAGTATCACTTTCTTACTCTACTTTCTGCCTGTTTTTCTCGCCATGTATTTTATTGCCGATGTAAAGTTCAAAAACTTCCTTGTCCTTTTGGGCAGCATTGTGTTTTATAGCTGGGGGGCTCCGCTGTTCATTTTTGTCATTCTCGGTGTTACCTTTCTCGATTTTCATTTGGTGAAATGGATGCACCAGTCCAAACGCAAGCGGAACCGGAGACTGTTGCTGACTATTTCTGTCTGCATGAATCTGGGGTTGCTGTTCTATTTCAAGTATTCCTTTTTCCTCATTGACAATCTGAATGTGCTGCTGCACATAGCCGGAACCGAAAGCGTTCTGTGGGAGAAAATTGCTTTGCCCATCGGCATTTCCTTTTTCACTTTTGAATCGTTGACTTATGTAGTAGATGTTTATCGCGGAGTTCATACACCACTGAAAAAGTTTTGGAATTATCAGCTATACATCATCATGTTTCCAAAGCTAATCGCCGGTCCTATCGTCCGTTATCACGACATCGCTGACCAGATTACCGACCGGTTTTCCAGCGACGGGATTGACAATAAACTGGCGGGTCTGTACCGGTTCATATTAGGCTTGAGCAAAAAAGTGATTATTGCAAATTCGGTGGCGGGATTCGCGGATACCATTTTTCAAAGCAACCCAAGTCAACTATCTACTACGTCTGCTTGGCTTGGTATTCTTTGCTACACCTTTCAGATTTATTTTGATTTCTCCGGTTATTCAGATATGGCGATAGGGCTGATGAAGATGATGGGCTTTAATATTCTCGAAAATTTCAATCATCCATACACCTCGAATTCTATCACCGATTTTTGGCGGCGCTGGCATATTTCGCTCGGCAACTGGATGCGGAATTATCTATACATCCCGCTGGGCGGAAACCGGGTCAATTCAAAGTGGAGGCTCTATTTCAATCTCTGGTTGGTGTTTCTTGCCTCCGGTTTATGGCATGGCGCGTCTTGGAACTTTGTCATCTGGGGTGCTTATCACGGATGTTGGTTAGTGATGGAAAGAGGTTTTTTATTAAAAATGTATGAACGAATCTGGAATCCAATTCGGGCTTTGATTACGTTTTTCATTGTTTTGGTTGGATGGGTGTTTTTCCGCGCTGAAACATTTAGCGGAGCCAGAGCTTTTCTGCATTCCATGTTTATTCCAAACCAGTTAGCTCCTGTGGAGATTTCTCCCGACCTTACTTTCTATTTGGCGCTCGCAGCAATTTTCAGTTTTATTGGTCTCAGTTCTCTCGGCAAAAAACTGTCGGCACTGTTTTACCGAGATGTTTACACCAATAAACAAGCGGGAATATGGGGCTTCCTGATGTTATTACTTTTAATCCTGAACATCAGCTTTTTGGCTTCCAAGGGATTTAATCCATTTATTTATTTCCGGTTCTGA
- a CDS encoding c-type cytochrome encodes MMKSDQNNHNTRPFFFASYLTLFFCLGILFASAEVDKAQWAEGKSLFKSNCAACHNPKADGTGPALEGVTARWEAAGEFKGKSGKQWLYSWIKNYNDDVSSGYKYAVDMANSRPASMNLFNTLKDEDIDKILLYTENPDAGGGPVASTAAPAAGAETAKKEGPSATLYIFLAFLIVLVIILVSVTNKLDKIVDEKKGIVAVPKKPFWKSARFITAVILVGIVYLGYITVDATVRLGRQQGYQPEQPIKFSHALHAGTHKIDCQYCHSTANEGKHSNIPSLNTCMNCHKNVSKGPKYGTEEIAKIYAAVGWDAYTKDYTKPQTPIEWVRIHNLPDHVYFNHAQHVNVGKVKCQTCHGPIETMEEVYQYSPLSMGWCINCHRNTEVQFASNNFYSSFEKLHKDLKDKKIDKVTVATVGGTECQRCHY; translated from the coding sequence ATGATGAAGTCAGACCAGAATAACCATAACACCCGCCCCTTTTTCTTCGCCTCTTATCTTACGCTGTTTTTCTGTTTAGGAATTTTGTTCGCTTCAGCCGAAGTGGATAAGGCTCAGTGGGCAGAAGGCAAGTCGCTTTTTAAGAGTAATTGTGCTGCCTGCCATAATCCAAAGGCAGACGGAACGGGTCCCGCTTTGGAAGGGGTGACGGCCCGTTGGGAGGCAGCCGGAGAGTTTAAAGGCAAATCGGGAAAGCAGTGGCTATACAGTTGGATTAAGAATTATAATGATGACGTAAGCAGTGGTTATAAGTATGCGGTGGATATGGCCAATAGCCGGCCTGCATCTATGAACTTGTTCAACACTTTGAAGGATGAGGACATTGATAAGATACTCTTATATACGGAGAACCCGGATGCGGGTGGAGGGCCTGTAGCAAGTACAGCGGCCCCTGCTGCCGGAGCCGAGACTGCCAAAAAAGAAGGCCCGAGCGCTACTTTATATATATTCTTGGCTTTCTTGATTGTATTAGTGATTATCCTTGTCAGTGTCACCAACAAACTCGATAAGATAGTAGATGAAAAGAAGGGAATTGTTGCCGTACCCAAAAAGCCGTTTTGGAAAAGTGCGCGGTTCATTACTGCGGTGATATTGGTAGGCATTGTTTACTTAGGCTATATTACAGTGGACGCTACGGTTCGTTTGGGTCGCCAACAAGGCTACCAGCCCGAACAGCCAATTAAGTTTTCACATGCACTGCACGCCGGAACTCATAAAATTGACTGCCAGTATTGTCACAGTACGGCCAATGAGGGGAAACATTCCAATATTCCATCGCTCAATACTTGTATGAATTGTCACAAGAATGTGAGCAAGGGTCCCAAGTATGGTACAGAAGAAATTGCCAAGATTTATGCTGCGGTTGGTTGGGATGCTTATACAAAAGACTATACCAAGCCACAAACACCTATAGAATGGGTGCGTATTCACAATCTACCTGATCATGTTTACTTTAATCACGCCCAGCACGTAAATGTGGGCAAGGTTAAATGTCAAACCTGCCACGGGCCTATAGAAACGATGGAAGAAGTATATCAATATTCTCCGCTCTCTATGGGATGGTGTATTAACTGCCACCGCAACACCGAGGTACAGTTTGCTTCTAATAATTTCTATTCTTCATTTGAAAAGCTTCACAAAGACCTCAAGGATAAGAAGATAGATAAAGTAACCGTTGCGACGGTGGGAGGAACGGAGTGTCAGCGTTGTCACTATTAA
- a CDS encoding TAT-variant-translocated molybdopterin oxidoreductase: MAEKIYWKGLEEKEDTEGFRAIANKEFSEELPVLNSIVEPISTGNSNRRDFLKMLGFSVSAAVVAASCEMPVRKSIPYVWRPEEIAPGIANFYATTFYQGGDYTAVIVKTREGRPIKIEGRNKKHARVTKGGTSARTQASVLSLYDGARYKGPKSGKENITWETADKEIGEKLKAAASTGKVVLFSSSVISPSTKAVIADFGKSLGDKFEHLVYDGVSYSGMLDANEKSFGKRLIPSYNFANAKLIVGVGADFLGTWLSPVEFSADYAINRRVAKDRKEMSRHIQIESVPTITGYKSDTRIPVSPSDELSALVDIYNVVTGSGSAKNEKVGKAAQELLAAKGTSLVVSGSNDMNAQLLANAINNALGNYGSTITWDRPYNTKQGSDKAVTSLISGLNDGSIKGVLFYESNPVFTSSEKGLAEALKKADVSVSFANRLDETSLACGYVCPDSHWLESWNDAEPKAGIFNTAQPAISKLFDTRQVQETLMRWSGNAGSYYEFIQKYWESNIYPKQKEYPAFWAFWDNVVADGEVETATTSSASFNGVGVGEAASALAATSSSLNGVQVKFYESIAVGDGYWSDNPWLQELPDPVSKITWDNYILANPSWMVKNGYNLDPDFKEKRYAIAKLTANGQSVELPVVGVPGTPVGTFGIAVGYGREAVAHDELKIGKNVFQMFSKSGDNFTDIAKATIENTGKSTQVAITQTHFNITLKDLGGVHTRKVVKETTLKEYQKNLAAGNEDRAEILEEMVTLYYKHDRPGQHWTMVVDLNTCTGCGSCVVACNAENNVPVVGKDEVRRSREMHWMRIDRYYTGTVDNPDVVFQPMLCQHCDNAPCENVCPVAATNHSSEGLNQMAYNRCIGTRYCANNCPYKVRRFNWYDYQQADAFDKKYHTSNDMHVASETLGLHEPLTRMVLNPDVTVRSRGVMEKCSFCVQRLQSGKLEAKKGSRPLTGLVLDPDGTVKEYGDIHTACQTACPTNAITFGDRNNKESEVSKKFADERAFGVIEEIHTMPNVLYLTQVRNREEEKKYEVIDYYHEKA, encoded by the coding sequence ATGGCTGAGAAAATATACTGGAAAGGACTTGAAGAGAAGGAGGATACGGAAGGCTTTCGTGCCATCGCAAATAAAGAATTCAGCGAGGAGCTGCCGGTGTTAAATTCGATTGTAGAACCGATTTCAACCGGCAATTCGAATCGTCGTGATTTCCTCAAGATGCTGGGTTTCAGTGTGAGTGCTGCCGTGGTAGCTGCCAGTTGTGAAATGCCGGTGCGCAAATCAATACCTTATGTATGGAGACCAGAAGAAATTGCTCCGGGTATCGCTAATTTTTATGCTACTACTTTTTACCAAGGGGGAGACTATACCGCTGTCATCGTCAAGACCAGAGAAGGCCGTCCGATTAAGATAGAGGGAAGAAATAAGAAACATGCCCGTGTGACCAAGGGCGGAACTAGTGCAAGAACTCAGGCCTCTGTGTTGAGTTTATATGATGGCGCCCGCTATAAAGGTCCGAAAAGTGGAAAAGAGAACATTACTTGGGAAACTGCGGACAAGGAAATAGGAGAGAAGTTAAAGGCCGCCGCCTCTACAGGCAAGGTGGTGCTATTTTCTTCTTCGGTGATTTCGCCTTCTACCAAAGCGGTGATTGCTGATTTTGGGAAATCATTGGGCGACAAATTTGAGCATTTGGTTTACGACGGGGTTTCTTATTCAGGGATGCTTGATGCTAATGAGAAATCATTCGGAAAGCGCTTGATTCCCTCCTACAACTTTGCGAATGCTAAGTTGATAGTAGGTGTAGGAGCTGATTTTCTCGGTACTTGGCTTTCGCCCGTTGAATTTTCTGCGGACTATGCCATCAATCGCCGTGTAGCCAAGGATAGAAAAGAAATGAGTCGGCACATTCAAATTGAATCTGTGCCTACAATTACCGGTTATAAGTCTGATACTAGGATTCCAGTAAGTCCTTCTGACGAACTGTCTGCCTTGGTTGACATATATAATGTCGTAACCGGTAGTGGTTCAGCAAAAAATGAAAAGGTAGGCAAAGCGGCGCAGGAACTGTTGGCTGCGAAAGGTACTTCCTTAGTGGTGAGCGGTTCAAACGATATGAACGCCCAGTTATTGGCGAATGCGATTAACAATGCCTTGGGTAATTATGGAAGCACCATTACCTGGGATCGTCCTTATAATACCAAGCAAGGTTCTGATAAGGCAGTAACTTCTTTAATTTCAGGTTTGAATGACGGAAGTATTAAAGGAGTGCTCTTCTATGAATCGAATCCAGTATTTACTTCATCTGAGAAGGGTTTGGCGGAAGCATTAAAGAAAGCAGATGTCAGTGTTTCCTTTGCCAATCGTTTAGACGAAACCTCCCTAGCTTGCGGATATGTTTGCCCTGACAGTCACTGGTTAGAAAGTTGGAACGATGCCGAACCGAAGGCAGGGATTTTCAATACGGCACAACCGGCTATTTCAAAATTATTCGATACCCGCCAGGTGCAGGAAACATTAATGAGATGGTCTGGCAATGCTGGTTCTTATTATGAATTTATTCAGAAGTATTGGGAGTCTAATATCTATCCGAAGCAGAAAGAATATCCAGCTTTCTGGGCTTTTTGGGACAATGTCGTTGCAGATGGTGAGGTAGAAACGGCTACCACTTCAAGTGCTTCCTTTAACGGGGTTGGTGTGGGCGAAGCAGCAAGTGCCTTAGCCGCAACTTCTTCTTCACTGAATGGGGTACAGGTGAAATTTTACGAATCTATTGCCGTAGGTGATGGATATTGGAGTGATAATCCGTGGTTGCAGGAATTGCCGGATCCGGTTTCTAAGATTACTTGGGACAATTACATCCTTGCCAATCCAAGTTGGATGGTGAAGAATGGGTACAATCTTGATCCGGACTTTAAAGAGAAAAGATACGCTATAGCCAAGTTAACTGCTAATGGGCAGTCCGTAGAGCTTCCCGTAGTGGGTGTTCCGGGAACCCCGGTAGGAACCTTTGGTATCGCCGTAGGATATGGAAGGGAAGCGGTAGCTCACGACGAATTGAAAATAGGAAAAAATGTATTCCAGATGTTTTCTAAGAGCGGTGATAATTTCACCGACATCGCGAAAGCAACGATTGAAAATACTGGTAAATCCACTCAGGTAGCTATTACGCAAACACACTTCAATATTACTTTGAAGGATTTAGGTGGTGTGCATACAAGAAAGGTGGTGAAAGAAACCACCTTGAAGGAATATCAAAAAAATCTGGCTGCCGGAAATGAAGACCGCGCGGAGATTTTGGAGGAGATGGTGACCCTTTATTACAAGCACGATCGCCCGGGCCAACACTGGACTATGGTGGTGGACTTAAATACCTGTACTGGTTGCGGTTCTTGTGTTGTTGCATGTAATGCAGAAAATAATGTTCCGGTAGTTGGAAAAGATGAGGTTCGTCGCAGCCGCGAAATGCACTGGATGCGGATTGACCGTTACTATACCGGAACCGTGGACAACCCGGATGTAGTATTCCAACCCATGCTTTGTCAGCATTGCGATAACGCCCCTTGCGAAAACGTTTGTCCGGTTGCAGCTACGAATCATAGCTCGGAAGGATTGAACCAGATGGCTTATAACCGTTGTATTGGCACTCGTTATTGCGCCAATAACTGTCCTTATAAAGTAAGAAGATTTAACTGGTATGATTATCAACAGGCAGATGCTTTCGATAAGAAGTATCACACCAGCAATGATATGCACGTTGCCTCTGAAACTCTTGGCTTGCATGAACCGCTGACCCGTATGGTGTTGAACCCTGACGTGACCGTTCGTTCAAGAGGAGTCATGGAAAAATGTTCTTTCTGTGTTCAGAGACTTCAATCAGGTAAGTTGGAAGCTAAAAAGGGAAGCCGTCCATTGACCGGACTTGTTTTAGATCCAGACGGAACAGTGAAAGAGTATGGCGACATTCACACAGCGTGTCAAACAGCTTGTCCGACCAACGCTATTACCTTTGGAGATAGAAACAATAAGGAAAGCGAAGTGTCGAAGAAGTTCGCTGATGAAAGAGCATTTGGTGTTATTGAAGAGATTCATACCATGCCGAATGTATTATATCTCACTCAGGTCAGAAATCGTGAAGAAGAAAAGAAGTATGAGGTAATAGATTATTACCACGAAAAAGCATAG
- the nrfD gene encoding polysulfide reductase NrfD — MHAYESEFREPLINGMDKNYTKITDDLVAPTERNSTLWWIMTLLTGAGSVFFVFCLAWTVWFGIGTWGLNKTVGWAWDITNFVWWIGIGHAGTLISAILLLFRQRYRTGINRAAEAMTIFAVICAGMFPIFHMGRVWDAPFIFPIPNTRGPLWVNFNSPLLWDVFAISTYFSVSLLFWYSGLMPDFGTIRDRAKGKVRKWIYNMLSFGWQGSAKQWQRFESLALVLSGLSTPLVLSVHTIVSFDFATSVIPGWHTTIFPPYFVAGAIFSGFAMVETLMLISRKVFNLEDYITVNHIESMNKIIVLTGSIVGIAYLTELFIAWYSGFLYEQFAFYNRILGKYFWAYMIMMSCNVITPQFYWFKKIRRNLYITFILSIFVNIGMWFERFVIIVTSLADDYLPSSWAYFSPTWVDIGIYTGSISVFLFLFLLFSRFFPTIAIAEVKAIFRISSEAAKAERAKKEGAPHSGFVGLQTVGPLDKDAKG, encoded by the coding sequence ATGCACGCATACGAATCAGAATTCCGGGAGCCGCTCATTAATGGGATGGACAAGAATTACACCAAGATCACGGATGACTTGGTGGCTCCTACCGAAAGAAATTCAACGCTTTGGTGGATTATGACCTTATTGACCGGTGCCGGTTCCGTTTTCTTTGTATTTTGTTTAGCCTGGACAGTTTGGTTTGGAATAGGTACCTGGGGTTTGAATAAAACTGTGGGCTGGGCATGGGATATTACCAATTTCGTTTGGTGGATTGGTATCGGCCACGCAGGAACCTTAATTTCTGCCATTCTACTTTTGTTTCGTCAGAGATATAGAACCGGAATCAACCGCGCAGCAGAGGCGATGACCATCTTCGCGGTAATTTGTGCAGGGATGTTTCCTATCTTTCACATGGGTCGTGTATGGGATGCTCCTTTCATCTTCCCTATTCCGAATACGAGAGGTCCACTATGGGTGAATTTTAACTCACCACTTCTTTGGGATGTATTTGCTATCTCAACTTACTTTTCTGTCTCTCTACTATTCTGGTACTCTGGACTCATGCCTGATTTCGGCACCATACGTGACCGGGCTAAAGGGAAAGTGAGAAAATGGATATACAATATGCTATCCTTTGGCTGGCAAGGTTCGGCAAAGCAATGGCAACGTTTTGAGTCATTGGCATTGGTGCTCTCAGGTCTGTCAACCCCTCTGGTTCTTTCCGTACATACAATAGTATCTTTTGACTTCGCCACATCGGTTATACCAGGATGGCACACCACCATTTTCCCTCCATACTTTGTGGCTGGAGCTATTTTCTCTGGCTTTGCTATGGTGGAAACCCTGATGCTGATTAGCCGAAAGGTATTTAATCTGGAAGATTACATCACGGTTAACCACATTGAATCTATGAACAAGATTATTGTTCTAACGGGTTCAATAGTCGGTATAGCCTACTTGACTGAGTTATTTATTGCCTGGTATTCTGGATTCTTGTATGAGCAGTTTGCTTTCTACAATCGTATTCTTGGTAAATATTTCTGGGCTTATATGATTATGATGAGTTGTAATGTAATTACTCCTCAGTTCTACTGGTTTAAGAAAATCCGTCGTAACCTGTATATCACCTTCATACTTTCCATCTTCGTAAACATCGGGATGTGGTTTGAGCGGTTCGTCATCATCGTTACCTCTTTGGCTGATGATTATCTTCCTTCTAGTTGGGCCTATTTTTCACCAACTTGGGTGGATATCGGAATTTACACGGGTTCCATCAGCGTATTTTTATTCCTGTTCTTATTGTTCTCCCGCTTCTTCCCAACAATAGCTATCGCCGAAGTGAAAGCTATTTTCAGAATATCATCTGAAGCGGCGAAGGCAGAAAGAGCTAAGAAAGAAGGAGCGCCCCATAGCGGTTTTGTAGGGTTACAAACGGTAGGCCCCTTAGATAAGGATGCTAAAGGATAG
- a CDS encoding DUF3341 domain-containing protein, whose protein sequence is MTSNKFIVSLWDHEEVYLHAIEKIRAKGIEIYDSLTPFPVHGLEDALGYQESRLHTAGFYFGATGTILSLAFMSWVMASNYPIDFGGKPNWPILSFIPITFEITVLFSAWGMTLTYLVRNKLWPGRVPRIYDKRTTDDRFALVFDAEKLSESEMNSIKGLCQMEGAVEVRDRIFAENEAL, encoded by the coding sequence ATGACAAGTAATAAGTTTATCGTATCGCTTTGGGACCATGAAGAAGTTTACCTTCATGCAATTGAGAAAATCCGGGCAAAAGGGATTGAGATTTATGATAGCCTCACGCCATTCCCGGTTCATGGATTGGAAGATGCTTTAGGGTATCAGGAAAGTCGGTTGCATACTGCCGGGTTTTATTTTGGAGCTACGGGAACAATTCTATCGCTGGCATTCATGTCTTGGGTGATGGCCTCTAACTATCCGATTGATTTCGGTGGAAAGCCTAATTGGCCGATACTTTCGTTTATTCCCATCACCTTCGAGATAACTGTATTGTTTTCGGCATGGGGAATGACGCTGACTTATCTAGTAAGAAACAAATTATGGCCCGGAAGAGTTCCCAGAATCTATGACAAGAGGACTACGGATGACCGCTTTGCTTTGGTTTTTGATGCTGAAAAACTTTCAGAATCTGAAATGAATAGTATCAAAGGGCTTTGCCAAATGGAAGGAGCCGTAGAAGTGAGAGACCGCATCTTTGCAGAGAATGAGGCATTATAA